The following coding sequences are from one Candidatus Methanoperedens sp. window:
- a CDS encoding ABC transporter permease has translation MTKWITIAKHEYTYNIRRKEFLFVTFGLPLFIFAIVGLPVLLIGNSIIQEEYRIGYVDNTGSFGGSNFTLYSNEDLAKKDLLEGNITQFFVVPSNYFNTGEIYIYSAKSLPSGSKIIEDKIRGFLLDNLLAGEKKETLDRVKNPMNSQYFTLSDKGETRKEDLSAILVPIAFALFFIMSIFTSSNFLLQGVVEEKENRIMEILLSSVSYRDMLVGKIFGLGAVGLTQMFIWQIAGAALLSMNPAASSLIDKIHISAPLLMFGASYFILGYILFACIMAGVGAIATTSREGQQMAGIFSLTAALPLILFQFIAMNPDATITRALSYFPLTSPVTMIMRLSLTDVPFYDVMISTMILALTVLIVIESSVKIFRASLLMYGKKPTISELIKYLRTG, from the coding sequence ATGACCAAGTGGATCACGATAGCTAAGCATGAATACACATATAATATCCGCAGGAAGGAATTCCTTTTCGTGACATTTGGGCTTCCTTTATTTATTTTTGCGATAGTAGGTCTTCCGGTTCTTTTGATCGGCAATTCGATTATCCAGGAAGAATACAGGATCGGATACGTCGATAACACAGGTTCATTTGGCGGTTCGAATTTTACCCTGTATTCAAACGAAGACCTCGCAAAAAAAGATCTTTTAGAAGGAAATATAACCCAATTCTTTGTTGTCCCTTCCAACTATTTCAATACAGGTGAGATCTATATATACTCAGCAAAAAGCTTGCCTTCCGGGTCGAAAATTATCGAGGACAAGATAAGAGGCTTCCTTCTCGACAACCTGCTGGCGGGCGAGAAAAAAGAGACTCTGGATAGAGTAAAAAACCCGATGAACAGCCAATATTTCACGCTGAGCGACAAAGGAGAAACCAGAAAGGAAGATTTATCTGCAATTCTGGTTCCAATTGCATTTGCACTTTTCTTCATAATGTCCATCTTCACCTCATCAAATTTTCTTCTGCAGGGCGTGGTGGAGGAAAAAGAGAACAGGATTATGGAAATACTCCTGTCCTCGGTCTCATACCGGGACATGCTTGTGGGCAAGATTTTTGGGCTCGGGGCTGTCGGGCTGACCCAGATGTTCATCTGGCAAATCGCAGGGGCAGCACTTCTTTCCATGAATCCTGCCGCATCCTCCCTCATTGACAAGATACACATTTCTGCACCGCTTTTGATGTTCGGGGCCAGCTATTTCATACTGGGTTACATTCTTTTTGCCTGCATTATGGCCGGCGTGGGAGCTATAGCCACGACTTCCCGGGAAGGGCAGCAGATGGCAGGGATATTTTCATTAACGGCGGCGTTGCCTTTGATACTTTTCCAATTCATAGCGATGAACCCGGACGCGACAATCACCAGGGCGCTGAGCTATTTCCCCCTGACTTCCCCTGTCACAATGATAATGCGTCTTTCGCTGACAGATGTGCCGTTCTACGATGTCATGATCAGTACAATGATATTGGCGCTTACGGTTCTCATTGTGATAGAATCATCTGTTAAAATATTCAGGGCAAGCCTTTTGATGTACGGTAAGAAACCGACGATTAGCGAACTTATAAAATATCTTCGGACTGGATAG